A genome region from Natranaerobius trueperi includes the following:
- a CDS encoding glycine betaine ABC transporter substrate-binding protein — protein sequence MRKSVFVGIVLVMILGTAVFIGCEDTGGAEAETIELAHGNWTCATAKTYLAAGVIEEEMGFDVEITMADLGMVFSDVANGEQDIYIATWLPVTHESYMDEHSDDLENLGTVYDNARIGLVVPDYIDIDSIDEMDEHRDKFQEKIVGIEEGAGIMQNTNDALEEYDSLAEYELLTSSEASMIAELRDAIDNEEWVVVTGWTPHWKFADWDLKFLEDPDNIYGDAERVDAVTRKGFSEENAEVAEFIENFYVDDEQLSKLMAMIEESDDPMGSALEWIEENQDTVQDWIS from the coding sequence ATGAGAAAGTCAGTTTTTGTTGGGATCGTATTAGTCATGATTTTGGGCACAGCTGTATTTATAGGGTGTGAAGATACTGGTGGTGCTGAGGCTGAGACAATTGAACTTGCTCATGGTAATTGGACCTGTGCCACTGCGAAAACATATTTAGCAGCTGGGGTTATCGAAGAAGAGATGGGTTTTGATGTTGAAATAACAATGGCAGATCTAGGCATGGTATTTAGCGATGTTGCAAATGGAGAACAAGATATATATATTGCAACTTGGCTACCTGTTACTCATGAGAGTTATATGGATGAACATAGTGATGATTTAGAAAATTTAGGGACAGTCTATGATAATGCTAGAATTGGTTTAGTGGTTCCTGACTATATTGATATCGATAGTATTGATGAAATGGATGAGCATAGAGATAAATTCCAAGAGAAAATAGTTGGTATAGAAGAGGGTGCTGGTATCATGCAAAATACTAATGACGCTCTTGAAGAGTATGATAGTTTAGCTGAATATGAGTTACTAACTAGTAGTGAAGCTTCAATGATAGCAGAACTTCGAGATGCTATTGATAATGAAGAATGGGTAGTAGTAACTGGTTGGACCCCCCACTGGAAATTTGCAGATTGGGATCTTAAATTTTTAGAAGATCCTGATAATATTTACGGTGATGCTGAGCGAGTTGACGCTGTAACTAGAAAAGGTTTTTCGGAAGAGAATGCTGAAGTTGCTGAGTTTATAGAAAACTTCTATGTTGATGATGAACAACTTAGTAAATTAATGGCGATGATTGAGGAATCTGATGATCCAATGGGTTCTGCTTTAGAATGGATAGAAGAAAATCAAGATACAGTACAAGATTGGATTTCGTAA